The Candidatus Methanoperedens sp. genome includes a region encoding these proteins:
- a CDS encoding sugar phosphate isomerase/epimerase, whose translation MKLSFSSLALVNDPFDWAYDLEELGFTGWEVVSEGKQQLNDETLSKIRNIVETTDLVLTLHLPFSDLNLASLNHPIWKETTRQMCKCLERASDFIELAVVHPGHLSPLGMQLPEMAWRQNIEGLRSVCDFAGDYGISIGVENMVNMQHIFGKQPGEILGMIESLERENAGLTLDMGHAHTNGMVSEFLKDLGRVIHVHLHDNKGRRDDHLELGKGNIKWDEVMGKFDGYKGRFVIEARTVEEGTASLKYLHNLDM comes from the coding sequence ATGAAACTCAGTTTCTCATCCCTAGCGCTCGTAAATGACCCATTTGACTGGGCTTATGACCTTGAAGAACTGGGCTTTACAGGCTGGGAAGTGGTTAGCGAAGGCAAGCAGCAGTTAAATGATGAAACGCTCTCAAAAATAAGGAACATTGTCGAAACCACAGATCTTGTTCTCACGCTCCATCTCCCTTTTTCAGACCTGAATCTTGCCAGCCTGAACCATCCCATCTGGAAAGAGACCACGAGGCAGATGTGCAAATGTCTTGAAAGAGCATCTGATTTTATAGAACTTGCGGTAGTCCATCCGGGGCACCTGTCGCCCCTTGGCATGCAGCTTCCGGAGATGGCGTGGCGGCAGAATATTGAAGGATTGCGGTCAGTATGCGATTTCGCAGGCGATTACGGCATTTCCATAGGGGTTGAGAATATGGTTAACATGCAGCATATTTTTGGAAAGCAGCCCGGTGAGATCCTGGGGATGATAGAATCTCTTGAGCGGGAGAATGCAGGACTCACGCTTGATATGGGACATGCCCATACAAACGGCATGGTAAGTGAGTTCCTGAAAGACCTGGGTAGGGTAATCCATGTCCATCTTCATGATAATAAGGGAAGGCGCGATGACCATCTCGAACTCGGTAAAGGCAACATAAAATGGGATGAAGTCATGGGGAAATTCGACGGATATAAAGGAAGGTTCGTGATCGAGGCGAGGACCGTGGAGGAAGGGACAGCCAGTCTAAAATATCTCCACAATCTTGATATGTAG
- a CDS encoding alpha/beta fold hydrolase: protein MEKVNFKTKDGVTIAGNYFKPQKEHAPAFLLLHMMPATKESWNDFASRLEKGGFEALSIDLRGHGESIYKNGKKIDYKDFKDADHKESIIDIAAAREFLKIKGADTTRFAIAGASIGANLAIWHASMDKDVRLLVLLSPGLDYRGIKTPELASKYSGPVYILSSEGDTKSGDSGRILYDIFPDDKRLNIIQGSSHGTDIFISRPELMDEILNWSVSRLL from the coding sequence ATGGAAAAAGTCAATTTCAAGACAAAAGACGGGGTCACGATCGCTGGCAATTATTTCAAACCCCAGAAAGAACATGCACCGGCATTTCTTCTGCTGCATATGATGCCGGCTACCAAAGAGAGCTGGAACGATTTCGCATCTCGTCTTGAAAAAGGAGGTTTTGAGGCTCTTTCAATCGACCTGCGGGGGCACGGCGAGAGCATTTACAAGAACGGTAAGAAAATAGATTATAAAGATTTTAAGGATGCGGATCACAAAGAATCGATCATCGATATAGCCGCGGCCAGGGAATTCCTTAAAATTAAAGGGGCCGACACAACCAGATTTGCGATTGCCGGTGCGAGCATAGGTGCAAATCTTGCCATCTGGCACGCATCGATGGATAAGGATGTCAGGCTGCTCGTGCTGTTATCTCCGGGTCTTGACTACAGGGGAATAAAGACACCTGAGCTTGCAAGCAAATATTCAGGCCCGGTGTATATCCTCTCGAGTGAAGGGGATACCAAATCTGGAGATAGTGGCAGGATATTGTACGATATATTTCCGGACGATAAGAGACTGAATATCATTCAGGGAAGCTCGCATGGCACGGATATATTCATCTCAAGGCCAGAACTCATGGATGAAATATTGAATTGGTCAGTTTCAAGATTATTGTAA